In the genome of Rhinopithecus roxellana isolate Shanxi Qingling chromosome 14, ASM756505v1, whole genome shotgun sequence, the window TGGAGGtggccagagaaacagaacaagagAGACTGACTCAGAGAGGCAGAGAATCTGAGGATGGTCATTGACGAGGCAGAAAGATAGACGCAGAGCTACTGAGGAGGGAGAGACTGGGCTCCAGAGGTGGCTGAGAACCGAGCAGGCACAACTTAGTTGGCCAGGGGTTCCTGCCCTCACCTAGGGGCTGCTGTGAAACTGGGGGACTCCCAGGACCCACTTGGGGATGGGGAGACCTCTAGGCCCTGAACACACCTTCCCACACCATAGGTAGCAGCAGGACTGGGTCTTGAGGACAAAGACATCATTGGAATTGAGGAAATTAGCCCGCGCTGGGACCTCAAAGGCCTTTGTGTTGTTGGCGCCCGTTCCCTGGACCTGGAACAGTCGTGTGGAGGGCTCAGGCTCCAAGTTCTTAGCTCGGGAGGTGCCTCCCTGCAGGTGAGGGgagaaggcagggagagagagtcAGGAGTCACATAGTAAAGAAGATGATGAAGGAACAGAGGGGCACAAAGAGAACCAGAGAGGGACAGGGTAGGGCGGGGCGGCTTGCCCCTGCAACTCCTCTGATGCTCTGTCACCAGGTCTTTCTAAAACATTGTTTGCATCATGGCGCTTCTCTGCTCAAAAACATTCAGTGACTCCCTGTTGCTTATAGCCTAAAACCCAGCTCCTGAACTTTACCTTTGAAGGCCCCACATGATGAAGATGCAAACTGCCTTTGCAGACACTGCTACCATCAAACCCTCCAGCGTAGCTCTGccgggcttctttttttttttgagacggagttttgctcttgttgcccaggctggagtgcaatggcactctcTCAACTTACTGCacccttcgcctcccgggttcaagcaattctgcctcaaccgcctgggtagctgggattataggcgcccaccaccatgcctggctaatttttatatttttagtagagacggggtttctccatgttggtcaggctggtttggaactcacgacctcaggtgatccgcccacctcggcctcccaaagtgctgggattacagccgtgagccacacCGCctagccttttatttatttatttttttcttgagactgagtctggctctgttgcccaggctggagtgcaatggtgtgatcctgactcactgcctcccagattcaagtgattctcctgccccagcctccccagtagctgggattacaggcacacaccaccacgttcagctaatctttgtatttttagtagagacagggtttcaccacgttggccaggctggtcttgaactcctgacctcaggtgatccactcgcctccgcctcccaaagtgcgggattacaggcgtgaaccaccacacccggccagttcCACCAGGCTTCTGATGTTCCCTACAGAGCCTCTCCCCCGGGCCTTTGTCCTTGCTGTGCCCCCTGCATTGCGTGCCCTCATTTTACCTCTGCTAAACTCTTCAACTCTGACCCAAATGTCAAGACAAATGTGTCCTCTAAATCCCCTCCTGCCCATAAACTCTATGATATTCCCAGATTATTGTACTCCAGCTCCTCTTTTGACTCAACTTTTACctctggcatttcttttttttttttttttttgagacggagtctcgctctgttgcccaggctagagtgcagtggcgcagtctcggctcactgcaacctccgcctcccaggttcaagtgattcttctgcctcagcctcccaagtagctgggactacaggtgcacaccaccatgcccagctaatttttgtatttttagtagagacagggtttcgccctattggtcaggctggtctcaaactcctgacctcgtgatccgcccgcctcagcctcccaaagtgttgggattacaggtgtgggccactgtgcctggcctacttcttGCATTTAACCAcatggttccttttttttttttttttttttttttttaaccacatggTTCCTTAGACTGTTGGTTCACTGCTAAAATGTCTGTCCTCTCCCAACAAGATGGTGAACTGTATTAGCATGCCATTCTTCTCCTTGCTTGGGGAATTGCAAAGGACTGTGTGTTTAAGGCACTCAACAGGCAGATTATTGCTTAAATGATTGCATGAGATGTCCGTTTCATTATGTTGGAAGGCACCAATGCAGTTTGCACAGGTGCATCATTTAAGCAAATCTAGCCAAAATATCTTCCTTTTTTATGTAAATGATTCAAGGAGTTGGGGTGTAGAGGGCAGGCAGTACTTACACATGGTGAATGTGCATTacacgtttttgttttgttttgttttcttgagatggaatttcattcttgttgcccaggctggagtgcagtggcacagtctcagctaactgcaacctctgcctcctggtttcaagcaactctcctgcctcagcctcccaagtggctgggattacaggcatgtactaccatgcccagctactttttgtatttagtagagatggggtttcgccatgttggttgggctggtcttgaactactgacctcaggtgatccacccacttcggcctcccaaagtactgggattacaggtgtgagccaccacacctggcctttttttttttttttttttttaaagatggagtctcactctgttgcccaggctggagtgcaatggcacgatctcagctcactgcaacctccgcctcccaggttcaagagattcttctgcctcagcctcctgagtagctgagattacaggcacccaccatcatgcccggctaattttttgtatttttgtagagacgggttttaccatgttggccaggctggtcttgaagtcctgatctcaggtgatctacccacctcagactccaaagtgctgggattacaggcatgagccaccatgcctggcccaattaCACGTATTTCTAAAGTAACCAAATGGGTTGTTTCTATTACCAGTTCCACATAGGTGATAGAACCTCCAGGGTAGTCTTCTATGAAGAATGGGCTTCACCCTAAGCCCTGCTCCCACCATCCATCCACTTCCCCATCTCCTGGATGCCTGTCTTGCCACAGTGGGTACTGCCAGGCACCTCAGTTCAGCAGCCACACCTGGTATACCACCATGCGTCCCTTGAAGATGGACATAAGATGAGGCGGCTCCTTGCCCATTGGGACCCGGATCTGGACTGGTTCACCATTGTACTTCTGGTCCAGAATGACGGCTTGATAAGCTGATGCTGTAATTTCATCTTGGCTGGCCTGGCTGCCCTGGGGATGAGCAGCAGGGAGTGAATGGGATAGGGTCAGCCCCCAATTCTGACCCCATCCTCAGCCTCAGCAACAACTCCATCCCCAAGTCTGACCTGGTACTAAACCCAATTTTCTTCCCCACCAAACTCCACTGTGAAACAGCCAAAACCCCAGTCTGACCCAGACCTCAGTTCTGATCTCAACCTCAAACCTAATTCTTTCACAGACCCAGCCCAGCCCTGACCTACCTGCAACCCCAGCCTTAACCCCAAACCTCCTCCTTTCCTTACTGCTCCTTCTTCAGGGAAGCATCACAGGCACCACACCACTCACTCCTAGACACACTGCCTGCTCCCTCACATCTAGACACAAAAACCCACGGGCACAGCAAGTGATAAGAATGTGCAGAAGGCAATGAAAATTGGAAGGGAGACTCAGAACCAAAAGGAAAAGCGCTGTGAATGGGGGTACTAGCAGGACCTCATAGCCAAAGCAGTCCTTCTTGAAGCGGTGAGATCCCCATCCCCAGAGGTATTCAACCCAAGGGTGATGGCCACTTAGCAGGAGTATGTACAAGGTGGAGCTAAGCCGGCTATGCTCTGGGTGGGATGTGGTGGGACCTGACCTGCCAGATGTAGAGCAGGTAGTGCTGCTTGTTTCCGATGAGGTAGGTGTAGAGCAGCAGGTAGCAGTCACCCCCATAGAAGTGGCCTAGCCACTTGGAATCCACAGGTACCAGTTCTAGGTTCTCAATGCGCCACACCTAGGGCCAGTATCAGGCCAGGGTGAAGTCCAGGAACAGGTTCCACCATCCCTGCTCCACCCAACACGGGCCTCTCTGCCCTCACATACCTGCACTTCCCCACTCCCATCATCTACCATCTTCTGCTGGGCAGCCACCTGAGGCTTTACATGCATGGATGTGGCATCAAACTTCATCTGTTCCACTTTGGCTAGAGTGGGGGAAATCATGACACCAATTATCACCAGCTGAGGCCCCCCAggtcctcacaacagccctgaaTGGTGGCTACAATTCTTAGacccattttcagatgaggaaaccgaagcAAGAGAGATTCAGTAGCTTACCTGGTTGCACAGAATGTGGCAGAGCTACAGTAGAGAACCGTAGCTCCCTCCCTCTAAAATTCCTGCTTCACCAGTGCCTCCCAGGGAGCCAAGAGAGGCATAAGAGCAAGGCTTTAGCTTTGTTGATCTACATCCTGACCCCTGCAGCATTCAGACTTCAAGCCTTGACCTTGTCTCCCAGCTCAATAGGGAGCTCTGCAATGATGGAGGCTGTACACTATTATTTCTTCTCTCCTAGGTGCCAGGCACCAAGCTTGCCCTCAGCAAATACTGGCGGGTAAGAGACTGAGCTATTTGGTTTCCAGGGAGGCTCAACCCCTTCCCAAATGAAACATCACATCACTCTcagctcccttttttttttttgagacggagtttcactcttgttgcccaggctggagtgcaatggcacgatcttggttcactgcaacctccacctcccaaattcaagcaattctcctgcctcagcctcctgagtagctggggttacaggcatgcaccaccatgcttggctaatttttttttttttttttttttcagtacagacagggtttcaccatgttaggctagtctcgaactcctgacctcaggtggtccacccgcctcagccacccaaagtgctgggattacaggcatgtgccaccacgcccagccctctcGGCTCCCTTTTTGTGACAACTAGAGTTTGTCCATGTCCCCACCCGCTAGAATAAGCCCAGAGCCGATGTAAAAGTCTTCGTGGAAGACGCATGTCAGGGAAGGAGGGTGGGTGGTAGACCAAGTGGCTCTCCTGGCCCAGCTTCTGGATCCTGGCTCCCTCACTGCCCCGTAACTGGCCCTCACCCACGGAGCCCACAGTGTGGGTTTTGCTCAGGCCTGAAGTCCGGTTGGACACTGTCCACTTCTGGAATAGCTGCTGAAAGACGGCCGACTCAGCACCATCATTCTGCACCTCCACCTGTGTGCTTGGTGGGTACTGCTTGGCTTTGATGAAGTTCTGGGAAGAGAAAGGGCTGAAAGCTATgcccctcccctagtccccacTCCCAATGCAAGCTAAAACCTGGCTCTAACCTAACCAGATCCACCATCAGATCTACCCCTGGTACCAAAACTGAACCCAAACCCAATCCCAATGCTAATCCCCAACCTAACCCTACTCTGACCCCCAGCATCAAGGTCAAATCTGATACCGCCTGAAACCTAACACCGGCCTCAAGACTCACTCTGACCTCAACCTCAAATCTAATACCCAAACACAACTCTGACCCCAATCCCAAAGCCAAATCTAACTCCTAAGGTGACCCTACCTCAATGCTAATCCTAATGCCCAGTCCCCAATCCAACACTGCCGCTGGCCCCAAGCCAGTTAGGGTTATGACTCCAGCCCCAGCAATGACCCCAAACTCTGACTTGGTCCTGGTCTGAGCTGACCCAATCCCCTTCTGTAGGAAGCCAGCCTCCttccatttctccttcccttctctaaACTCAGCTCAGGTGCAGGGAGGTGAGAACCCATATCCTGAGGTGGCCCCAGGGTTGCCTGGTGGTTGACTCCCTGGTGTGCAGAGAACCCCCAAGATGACTACAGAATAGCCCCTCAGGCCCCTCCCATTGGGCCGTGCCCAGCCCTCATCCTGCCGCTCCCagccttccctgcctctgcctggcGCTATGCCCTGGTCTGAGCCTGCCTGCCCACCCCATGCAGCTATCTGCTCTCTCCCATCACTCTGCCCTCCTCCTGGATCCCCACCCCTACCAGCGCATGGCTCATGGCTCCCTTCTTCTCCTGCTCATTGGCTTTCTTCCCCTTCCATATGTAGATCTTCAGGCCCCCCTGGTCCAGGATGTAACAGTCCTAGAGTCGGGAGAGGTAAGAGTCTGATGGAGCTGGAAGTGCTGGACTGGGACAGcctcacacacaaaaatagtcTCTCCCTCCCATGCCCACCCCAAGCTCCCTGGAATTTTTCTGACTTGAGGGAGAGGAggccaggctgcagtgggctgggGGGTCTCCAGACCCTCTCACCTCGTGACTGAGCAGGTCCTGCGTCAGCGGCCGTGTGGCGACTTCCCTCACCACCAGATTCCCCTCAGCGTCAGACACACTGCAGGACAGAAGCAAGGCATAGATGGGGAGGGGCCCCAAGCCCCTCAGCCAGGGCACCTGCTCCCAGGGAGTCCCCAGCACCCAGGAAGACCCCACTGGGCACTCACTGGTACAGTTTGAGTGCAGCCTTGAGTGCCGGCTCCACCACCGTGTCGGGCACAGCTGCCTTCAGCTCCCCGCGCTTGCCCAGCACATGGTTCATCACCTCCATCAGCTTCGGGGATGCTGATTCATTCTCTCCATCCACCACGCCTACATAGGTGCGCCCTCCCCGCTCCTGGTCTCGGATCTCCTTGGCCAGAGTCAGGCCCTGCAGGAAGGCCCCTGGTGACCCATCAGGAGTAGTGGGGGAACAAGGCAGTGTCTGCCACCCCACACCCTGCCAGGCAAGCCCAGACCACCTACAGCAGCAGCCACAGGGGTTGAGACCCCTGCTCTGCTTTTCCCTGTCGGAGGGGTCAAGCTTTTAAGGCATATAAGGAAACCAGGGAGAAGGCAGCTGGGAAAGCAGGTTTCCCCACCGTCGGGAAGGTGCTCAAGTGGGCTTGCTGGGCTTTCTGTTCTGACAGTGTGGGAAATGTGTGCTTAGACTTCACAGTTCCGGACAACAGCTGAGCCTCAAGGATCACAGTACTCAATCTCTttcgccgggtgcggtggctcacacctgtaatcccaacactctgggaggccgaggcggatggatcacccgaggtcaggagttcaagaccagcctggccatggtgaaaccctgtctctactaaaaatacaaaaaaattagccgggcatggtagtgcacgcctgtaatcccagctactcaggaggctgagacaggagaatcacttgaacccagaaggtggaggtttcagtgagccgagatcatgccattgcactccagcctgggcaaaaagaacaaaactgcatctcaaaaaaaaaaaaaatctctttgccCCTAAACATGCTTGCAGTCTCACAGTGCACACACAGCGTCAATGTGCTGTGAGTATAAACACACATATGCCCATGCCCATTTCATTCACCACTGGATCACCAAGGCTTGGCACAGGCTCTGCCACACTGTAGAGACTCATTCTATCTGAGTGGATTGATCACAAGTTCTCACACAAACTCCAACATGCACACCTGCCCCAAACACATGGAGAGTGATCCACCTTAAAACACACTGTCCCCAATAGTCAGTGGGGAGAGGCCTGGGGAAAGGAGCAGGTGGGGGCAGTTGAGGATCTGAGAGGGAGGTGTGGTGCATGGGAAGGTTTACCCTGAGTCTCTCCATGCGGTTACTTTCAGGTCCATTCCACTGGATGATAAGCTTCCCGAGGTCCAGGAGGAAAACATCCCCTTGGTTGAAACTCTTCCAGGACATCTCTACCTAGGGAGCCATGGGGGAAGTGCAGACCCCACTCAGAGCTCACCTATCATCCATCATCTTGGCCACCCCTCCTTGCCCCTCACCCCTCCTCAGctcctgccctccaccctgggCCTCACAGCCCTGGCCGATGTTCCAGTGGGGCCTGCCTACCTCTCCAGCTACCACGTTCCTCTTGCCCTTGACATGCAGCAGCCTCCGGACATCATAGGAGTTGGTCTCCACCTGCTTCAGGCCAGAAGCCACGCCTCCTTTCTGGATCCTGAGAAGAGGTGAGCAGACCCAGGGGAGTGGGCTGGGAGGTGTGCCTGGCCCCTGTTCTCCCAGGTCCTGGCTGCCACGCTGGGGTCACCTGAGGGCCAGGCTGGGAGTAGGCAAGGTGAATGAGGTGCTGAGGATGCAAACTTTCGGGAGTCACTCACTATCAGGTCCTGAAAGTGCAAGGTCTGCCTGTGGCATGCCCTTGAACCACCCTGACAGTCAGAGCAACCTTAAAGTCTGCACCCTAGATCTTCACTCATCTCGCCCTAGTCCCTGCCCTGTGGAGAGGCCTGCAAAGAAGGGTCATGATATATGAAGAGTAGGAAATGTATTAatagaccaggtgtggtgactcctgcctataatcccagcactttgggaggctgaagtgggcagatcatttgaggtcaggagttccagaccagcctggccaacatggtgaaaccctgtctctactaaaaatacaagttagctgggcatggtggcgggtgcctgtaatcacaactactcaggaggctgaggaagaagaatcgcttgaaccctgggggcggaggtttgcagtgagccgagatcacgccactgcactccagcctaggtgacagagtgagagtccatctcaaaaaaaaaaaaaaaaaaaaaaaaaaaggaaatgtattaataaatagGGACAGAATCCTGAGGACAGGGGAtcaaagtggaagaaaaaacaagaaggGAGAGGTGCCACTCCAGTGCCCACGGGAGTGGACTACTGCTGTAGCGTGGGAAGAGAAGAGCAAGACAAAAAAGAAGAACGGGAACTGTGGCTAATTAGAGAGCCCCCGGCCTGTCCTACAGGTCAGTAACAACTCAGCTCCAGAGTGTGTGTTTTCCTGGGGAAAGCTAAGCTAGAACTTCAACTTGTACAGAAAAGCCAGCAGTCTGGTCTgggagtggtagctcatgcctgtgatcccaggactttaggaggctgaggtgggagaatcacttgatcccaggagtttgagaccagcctgggcaacagagcaagaccttcatctctacaaaatatatatattaaaaaattagctgggcgtggtggctcaggcctgtggtcccagttactcaagaggctaaggtggggccaggcgcagtggctcacacctataatcccagcactttgggaggccaaggcggatggatcacttgaggtcaggagttcgagatcagcctgcctatggtgaaaccctgtctctactaaaaatacaaaaattagccaggcctggtggtgtgcgcctgtaatcccagctacgggggacgctgaggcacgagaattgcttgagcccaggaggcggaggttgcagtgagccaagactttgccactgtgccactgtactccagcctgggcaataaagcaagactccacctcgaaaaaaaaaggaagaaaaagaaaagctggcagTCTTGGTTTTTAGTGTGGTAGGCCTGCATTAGAGATGGGGGAGCAGCCATTTGGTCTGTTGGCCAGAGTTGGGCGATTAGACACTGAGCTCTCCAGGACATTCAAGTAGGAGCTGATTTACAGAGATTCACAAGAGTTACAGAATTTCAGAACAGCCTCCAGACCAAGGACAGAGCAGTGGCAGAAATAAGAGTTGGGGAGTGGAAAAGTGAAGGACAATCGCCAAAAACTCATGAGGGTCCCCCTCGTGCCTCCCCCCACAGTTCCAGGGTCCCTTCCCCATCCCAGGTCACCTCCCCCTGCTCCGAGTGTTCTTCCCAGACCTGAACAGGTCTGGGTGTCCCTGCCTCTTCAGTTCAGCCCCAACCTCTCCATCCCTACCACTCATCCTCATTCCCTCAGCCTGCAACCCGCCCTCCCTACACAAGGCCTTGCTTGAAGTAGCCTCGGAAGGCCTCGCTTTCGTTGCCCTGGACCTCGCGGTGCTGCACAGCCCGGCCCTTCAGGAAGTCATCCATCTGTGTGGTGTAGATGGCAGCTGCCCCCTGCTCATCCAGGGATGAGTCCTGGCCAATCCAGTAGTGGATATCATAGGACAGGTTGCTGGCTGTCTTGTGGATCTAGGGAAAAGGTGTCCAGTGTACCCGAGACCCTGGGCTCCCACAGCCCCTCCCACTCTGTGTGACCTCCCACACATGTGCCGTCCAGGACCATGGGGGAGCGTGGCACAGGGCAAGTGCACTAGGCTAGTGGTTAGGGGCCCTGAGTCATGGCCCAGCTCTACCATTGACTCTCCGAGACATGGCTTCTCCTCTCCAGGCCTCACTTGCCTCATCTCAGAAACAACTTGCTTatgccaggcacgatggctcacgcctgtaatcccagcactttggcggATGAatcaccaggagttcaagaccagcctggtcaatatggcaaaacgctgtctttactaaaaatataaaaatcaaccaggtggggtggtgggtccctgtaatcccagctacttgggaggctgagacacgagaatcacttgaatccgggagccagaggttgcagtgagccaagatcatgccactgcactccagcctggacgacagagcgagactatctcaaaaaataataataataaatacctaaaataaaaattttaaatgagtcaatataaagaaaaaaatacaaatgtcttaATAGTACAGGTGGTACCAGGGTGTGGTGAAAATCAAGGTGATATGAAGATGACTacgaggctgggcgtggtggctcatgcctgtaatcccagtattttgggaggcggaggcaggtggatcacctgaggtcaggagttcgagaccagcctaaccaacatggtgaaaacccatctctgctaaaaaatacaaaaaaattagctgattgtggtggcatatgcctgtagtccaagctactctcaaggctaaggcaggagaatcgcttgaatctgggaagtggaggttgcagtgaggcaaggtcgcaccactgcactccaacctgggcaacagagtgagactccatctgaaaaaaattttaaagaaggaaGATGACTATGGATTTTGGAAATGTGGACTCAAGTTAGGGTGATATGGCAACAATGCAGAAGTTTCCCCAAGAATGTGAATCCACAGAAATTGGCCTTAGCTGGGAGCTCAGTGGATCAAAGGCAGCAAGAGCCTTTGACCTCTGTAAAGCCACCACAAAGATGGGCACTTGGGCATACCCAGTAAATTCTGTCTTGGGGTGAAGCCAGGCCAACTCTCCCCATGGTCCCCAGCCTGTTTCCTCCCTGACACCACAGTGGGTTTTGCTCTCTGCTTagcctcctcctctgcccctgACTCACAGCCAGGATGATGTAGCAGTCACCATCGAAGAAGCTCCCAAAGGTGCTGGAAGGAACAGGCACCATCTGCATGGCCTAAGGAGAGAAAAGGGGTCAGAGGGGCTGCCCTGGACCACCAGGACCCCtaggcctgggaggaggagggccCAGGGGAGGAGGCATCGGAAAAAAGAGCCGGGCCCAGgaatgaaaggagagaaaaggaagagagaaggaaactgTGTGAGGGGCGGGAGAAGGAAAATCAATGGTGGGAAAGGAAGGGACGAGTGAGGAAGAAGAAGTGGAGAGGAAGGTTGAGAGACAGGgggagaagaaatggagaaagggaaagggagaccAGCCAGGGTGTGGATGATGCGGGAGGTGAGGGGCTGAGCTCTCGGGGGCTGCAGGGCAGGAGCAGAGGAAACTAAGAGAAATCCCAGGCCTCTGCCTtgcctccctccaccccaggCCTGCGAGACCCCCATGCCCAGACAGGGCCTCACCTCGATCCTCCATATCTGCAGCCCCGGGGTGGTGATGTTGAGAGAGCCTTTGACTTGGGCGCTCAGCTTGGTCATGGTGAGTGAGCCTAGGGGAGAAGGCATTGGGAGCAGGGGCACCCTGAGTTCAGATGCTGCCCTTCCAGTCTGCCCCTAGAGAACTCCCAACAGTGCCAGGAAGTCGCAGGCTCAGAGGCCTGGGGGAGCATAGAGGGTTACTCCTCACTCAGTGACCATTTCTGCTTGTTTAGTACCGAATCCGCAGTGTCTAGCACAGTGACTTTGCTCGATAAAGGAAGAGATGGGGAGGGAAGGAGTgagggatggatgaatgaatgaatgaatggatgaacagagTGAACCCTCCCACTGTGAACCACTCTCTGCCCGCTAAACTGGAAGGAACGCCCCTCCCCAAGCTTTTCTCCTCACGTCagccctttctcctttttttttttttttttcttttctttttgagatggagtcctgctctgtcgcacaggctggagtgcagtatc includes:
- the VIL1 gene encoding villin-1 produces the protein MTKLSAQVKGSLNITTPGLQIWRIEAMQMVPVPSSTFGSFFDGDCYIILAIHKTASNLSYDIHYWIGQDSSLDEQGAAAIYTTQMDDFLKGRAVQHREVQGNESEAFRGYFKQGLVIQKGGVASGLKQVETNSYDVRRLLHVKGKRNVVAGEVEMSWKSFNQGDVFLLDLGKLIIQWNGPESNRMERLRGLTLAKEIRDQERGGRTYVGVVDGENESASPKLMEVMNHVLGKRGELKAAVPDTVVEPALKAALKLYHVSDAEGNLVVREVATRPLTQDLLSHEDCYILDQGGLKIYIWKGKKANEQEKKGAMSHALNFIKAKQYPPSTQVEVQNDGAESAVFQQLFQKWTVSNRTSGLSKTHTVGSVAKVEQMKFDATSMHVKPQVAAQQKMVDDGSGEVQVWRIENLELVPVDSKWLGHFYGGDCYLLLYTYLIGNKQHYLLYIWQGSQASQDEITASAYQAVILDQKYNGEPVQIRVPMGKEPPHLMSIFKGRMVVYQGGTSRAKNLEPEPSTRLFQVQGTGANNTKAFEVPARANFLNSNDVFVLKTQSCCYLWCGKGCSGDEREMAKMVADTISRTEKQVVVEGQEPANFWMALGGKAPYANTKRLQEENLVITPRLFECSNQTGRFLATEIPDFSQDDLEEDDVFLLDVWDQVFFWIGKHANEEEKKAAAISAQEYLKTHPSGRDPETPIIVVKQGYEPPTFTGWFLAWDPFKWSNAKSYEDLKVELGNSRDWSQITAEVTSSKVDVFNANSNLSSGPLPIFPLEQLVNKPVEELPEGVDPSRKEEHLSIEDFTQAFGMTPAAFSALPRWKQQNLKKEKGLF